Proteins from a single region of Paenibacillus sp. BIHB 4019:
- a CDS encoding ABC transporter permease, with product MNLSDLVRMSWGQIVRRKVVTLLCMIGLSVGCAAIIMAISIGQSTQAYSEAEMNRNYKMDEITVTSDSTGGRGAGQGSAQSGQGFERGALTMQKLDVIRRMAHVTAVSPLLKLSYMEMLTLDGKSVSVEVIGTDIESLAPFGYKFAKGGVFGTPGSVVVNHGAMFGLADQKTLKEMNEKLQKDPYNEQLYALFETLGNQQTELYQQQIHFRSGEATASPVKQKVSTPLRVSGVLQVKDGESEEYAVYDKAVYVSIETARMLQEQLGIGDTAKSRTKLDTVMVKVESKAYVAQVEEQLKKLYLNTQSNLFQEEMIQQKFATYKKIALGIGVFILLLASLSIFVAMTMSTHQRRRQIGVMKILGANLWQIRQIFLTEAAALGLMGGAAGMTISYLVVWGVNKFIASGTLGLGPLVVDIPLNALPVGVAFAVMTGILSGIYPAISASRTNALEVIKNG from the coding sequence TTGAATTTATCAGATTTGGTGCGGATGTCATGGGGACAAATTGTTAGGCGGAAGGTTGTTACGCTGCTGTGCATGATTGGCCTTTCGGTAGGTTGCGCGGCAATCATTATGGCGATTAGCATCGGTCAATCGACACAAGCCTACAGCGAGGCCGAAATGAATCGTAATTATAAAATGGACGAAATTACAGTAACATCTGATTCCACAGGCGGTAGAGGGGCTGGCCAAGGCTCAGCTCAGAGCGGCCAAGGCTTTGAACGAGGCGCGCTTACGATGCAGAAGCTGGATGTCATAAGGCGTATGGCGCATGTGACGGCCGTTTCCCCGTTGCTCAAGTTAAGCTACATGGAGATGCTTACCCTTGACGGTAAAAGTGTGTCTGTAGAGGTAATTGGAACAGATATCGAATCGCTTGCACCATTCGGCTATAAATTTGCGAAAGGTGGAGTTTTCGGCACACCAGGATCAGTTGTCGTAAACCATGGCGCTATGTTCGGATTGGCTGACCAGAAAACATTGAAGGAAATGAATGAGAAGTTGCAGAAGGACCCGTACAATGAGCAGCTTTATGCTCTATTTGAAACACTAGGCAATCAGCAAACCGAGCTGTACCAGCAGCAAATTCACTTTCGATCTGGAGAGGCTACAGCGAGCCCCGTCAAGCAGAAGGTAAGCACGCCGTTGCGAGTCAGCGGTGTTCTGCAAGTAAAGGACGGGGAGAGTGAAGAATATGCGGTGTATGACAAGGCGGTGTATGTCTCGATAGAGACAGCGAGAATGCTACAGGAGCAGCTTGGCATCGGAGATACCGCGAAATCACGTACGAAGCTCGACACAGTTATGGTCAAAGTAGAGAGCAAGGCGTATGTGGCACAGGTAGAGGAGCAACTCAAGAAGCTGTATTTGAACACGCAAAGCAATCTTTTTCAGGAGGAGATGATCCAGCAAAAGTTTGCTACCTATAAGAAGATAGCACTTGGTATTGGTGTATTCATACTGCTGTTGGCTTCGCTATCTATCTTTGTAGCGATGACGATGTCCACGCACCAGCGGCGTAGACAAATCGGCGTTATGAAAATTTTAGGGGCAAATTTATGGCAAATACGTCAAATTTTCCTGACTGAAGCGGCTGCACTCGGTCTGATGGGAGGAGCGGCTGGAATGACGATTTCCTATCTTGTCGTATGGGGAGTCAATAAATTCATTGCTTCCGGTACACTCGGGCTTGGTCCGCTGGTCGTAGATATTCCGCTGAATGCCCTTCCCGTGGGGGTAGCGTTTGCCGTGATGACTGGCATTCTGTCGGGCATTTATCCTGCGATCAGCGCTTCCCGTACGAATGCGCTTGAAGTCATTAAGAACGGGTAA
- a CDS encoding D-alanyl-D-alanine carboxypeptidase family protein has product MAVGSANDAAIALSEHVSGTEQNFVALMNEEAKRMELTKTHFINATGLSRADMPEGFRPDEMGETLMSAKDVATLAKNLIQDEPDYADVTSLPFYKMRKSDKDPIINSNRMLETNKAIPSFAYEGLDGLKTGYTKSAGYCFTGTAERNGMRLISVVMGTPSMESRFEETAKVLDYGFNHFTMNQVIPAGSLVTGMETSPVKGGKEKNVQIVTKDDVYFIIPKSDVSAQPIAAVHLVPGGLAAPVVAGTKAGTATFTYVVQGVSVVQLRTVDLITERTVEKGNWFMLLLRSIGGFFSAD; this is encoded by the coding sequence ATGGCAGTGGGATCCGCGAATGATGCTGCGATTGCTCTTTCTGAGCATGTATCGGGCACAGAACAGAACTTTGTAGCCCTTATGAATGAGGAAGCCAAACGCATGGAACTGACTAAAACCCATTTTATCAATGCTACCGGACTGAGCCGCGCCGACATGCCAGAAGGCTTTCGCCCTGATGAAATGGGGGAAACGCTGATGTCAGCAAAAGACGTGGCTACATTGGCGAAAAACCTTATTCAAGATGAACCAGATTATGCTGATGTCACATCCCTTCCATTTTACAAGATGCGTAAGTCTGATAAAGATCCAATTATCAATTCAAATCGAATGCTAGAGACGAACAAAGCGATTCCGAGTTTTGCTTATGAGGGCTTGGATGGGCTCAAGACAGGATATACCAAAAGCGCAGGCTATTGCTTTACCGGAACTGCAGAGCGCAATGGTATGCGTTTAATCAGTGTTGTCATGGGGACTCCATCGATGGAGAGCCGCTTCGAGGAGACGGCAAAGGTATTAGACTATGGATTCAATCACTTTACAATGAATCAAGTAATTCCTGCTGGGAGTTTAGTCACTGGGATGGAAACATCTCCTGTCAAGGGCGGGAAAGAAAAAAATGTTCAGATCGTAACAAAAGATGATGTTTATTTTATTATTCCGAAATCAGATGTATCTGCACAACCTATTGCTGCAGTCCATTTAGTTCCAGGTGGGCTCGCTGCTCCTGTCGTAGCTGGTACTAAAGCTGGAACGGCGACATTTACTTACGTAGTCCAAGGGGTAAGCGTCGTACAATTAAGAACTGTTGATTTAATCACTGAGCGAACAGTGGAGAAAGGAAACTGGTTTATGTTACTTCTTCGGTCAATTGGCGGTTTCTTTAGTGCTGATTAG
- the xerS gene encoding tyrosine recombinase XerS produces MDKQMKLHYMNRIDEKLNQLPWFVTEFIDSRKRKLSPTTLLNYCHDYIIFFDWLVAENLTMASRTEISLASLETLTIREVENFLSFLEYQLGNTNLTINRKLSSLKSLFDYLQNKAETTELKPYIQRNVMAKMDLNVVKESQETIANRIEGKILREDEFEAFRQFVAHDFGEVNKENKRIYHFHQMNRERDTAIVSLILGSGLRLSEVAGINLEDLDLSKAIVRVIRKGNKEQYVYFSKQALLDVDSYLQIRESRYKPEKLESFLFIAAPIGRKGKNRRLTQRSIEKLIEKYATAFGKPALTVHSLRHSFATRYHLENNDVPRLKNQLGHSSIQTTMIYTHLTDEEMRKAVDNMDR; encoded by the coding sequence ATGGACAAACAAATGAAGCTTCATTATATGAACCGTATTGATGAAAAGCTAAATCAATTGCCGTGGTTCGTGACTGAATTTATTGATAGCCGAAAGCGCAAGCTTTCTCCAACAACGCTTCTTAATTATTGCCATGATTACATTATATTTTTTGATTGGCTGGTTGCAGAAAACTTAACAATGGCCAGCCGCACAGAGATTAGCCTAGCTTCATTAGAAACACTGACAATTCGTGAAGTAGAGAATTTTTTATCTTTTTTGGAATATCAGCTGGGTAATACTAATCTCACGATTAATCGCAAATTATCATCACTGAAGTCCTTATTTGATTATCTGCAGAACAAGGCTGAAACCACTGAGCTGAAGCCATATATTCAGCGTAATGTTATGGCCAAGATGGATTTAAATGTGGTCAAGGAAAGCCAGGAAACCATTGCAAACCGTATCGAAGGAAAAATTCTTAGAGAAGACGAATTTGAGGCGTTTAGACAATTTGTAGCCCATGATTTCGGAGAAGTAAATAAAGAGAATAAGCGGATATATCATTTCCATCAAATGAATCGTGAACGGGACACAGCGATTGTATCGCTTATTTTAGGCTCGGGACTTAGGCTTTCTGAGGTTGCCGGCATTAACCTTGAAGATCTGGATTTAAGTAAAGCTATTGTACGAGTGATACGCAAAGGCAATAAAGAACAATACGTTTACTTCAGCAAGCAAGCATTATTAGATGTGGACAGTTATCTGCAAATTCGAGAATCAAGATACAAACCAGAAAAACTTGAATCCTTTTTGTTTATTGCAGCTCCTATCGGCCGTAAAGGAAAAAACCGGCGCTTAACGCAAAGATCCATTGAAAAGCTAATCGAAAAATATGCAACCGCTTTTGGGAAACCAGCTTTAACCGTACATTCACTAAGACATTCTTTCGCAACACGATACCATCTAGAGAACAATGATGTACCGAGATTGAAAAATCAATTAGGACATTCATCGATACAAACAACAATGATATATACACATCTAACAGATGAAGAGATGAGGAAAGCTGTAGACAACATGGACCGATAA
- a CDS encoding ABC transporter ATP-binding protein: MLRVEQLSHSFRNAQGRIPVLHNIQFEIAKGEMAALLGSSGSGKSTLLHLMAGFMKPESGNIYIGEQDIVRMNENRLAEFRRKHIGFIFQSYELIPNLTIRENVELPLAFQRISASQRKKRALLLLEQVGLTDKTELFPSQLSGGQQQRVSIARSLIPEPSIIFADEPTGNLDTQTEEEILSILSRLNKELHTTFVIVTHEAEVADQMGRIITLKDGYLMDEQKLQTVR, from the coding sequence ATGCTACGTGTTGAACAATTATCACACTCCTTCCGTAATGCGCAAGGAAGGATTCCAGTACTGCACAACATTCAGTTTGAAATCGCCAAGGGTGAAATGGCGGCTCTGCTCGGTAGCTCAGGTTCAGGCAAATCGACGCTGCTGCACTTAATGGCTGGCTTTATGAAGCCGGAGTCGGGCAACATTTATATCGGAGAGCAAGATATTGTCCGGATGAATGAGAATCGATTGGCGGAGTTTCGCCGCAAGCATATCGGCTTTATTTTTCAATCCTATGAATTGATTCCAAACTTGACAATCCGGGAAAATGTGGAGCTGCCACTTGCATTCCAGAGGATTTCTGCTTCACAACGAAAGAAGAGGGCTCTTCTGCTTCTGGAGCAAGTTGGTCTGACGGACAAGACGGAGCTGTTTCCATCACAGCTCTCAGGAGGTCAGCAGCAGCGAGTCAGTATAGCGCGTTCACTTATTCCCGAGCCCTCCATTATTTTTGCGGACGAGCCTACTGGAAATCTGGATACACAGACCGAAGAGGAAATTCTCTCTATCCTGAGCAGGCTTAACAAGGAGCTGCACACAACCTTTGTTATTGTCACACATGAGGCAGAGGTGGCTGACCAGATGGGGAGAATCATTACTTTAAAGGATGGATATTTAATGGATGAACAGAAGCTTCAAACGGTGAGATAG
- a CDS encoding HAD family hydrolase, whose amino-acid sequence MKLLDQYDIFIFDFDGTIADTLPLCFESFRQVFGKYNGVLLSDKEIESWFGPSEVGIIKNNLTQQENLGSAIELYYQVYEKEHERLVNKSLSVNAMLNTLLDHKKDVGIVTGKGRRSFDISLNKLELAKYFSFCITGDDVSHPKPDKEGIQKILSYYNTPNIKAVYFGDSNADIEAARNANVASVGVSWFLDNKFYTNPDYISLHPLDLMN is encoded by the coding sequence ATGAAACTTCTAGACCAATATGATATTTTTATTTTTGATTTTGATGGTACGATAGCCGATACTTTACCCCTTTGCTTTGAAAGTTTTAGACAAGTTTTTGGGAAATATAATGGTGTTCTTTTATCTGATAAAGAAATAGAAAGTTGGTTTGGCCCAAGTGAAGTTGGAATAATAAAAAACAACCTAACTCAACAAGAAAATTTAGGGAGTGCCATAGAGCTTTATTATCAAGTATATGAAAAAGAGCATGAACGTTTAGTGAATAAGAGCCTTTCTGTTAATGCTATGTTAAATACTTTGCTTGATCATAAAAAAGATGTGGGTATCGTTACTGGAAAGGGTAGAAGATCATTTGATATCTCACTTAATAAATTAGAGCTTGCCAAGTATTTTTCATTTTGCATAACAGGTGACGATGTAAGTCATCCTAAACCAGACAAAGAGGGTATTCAAAAAATATTAAGCTATTACAATACTCCTAATATAAAGGCTGTATACTTTGGAGATTCTAATGCCGATATTGAGGCAGCAAGAAATGCCAACGTAGCAAGTGTTGGTGTAAGCTGGTTTCTAGATAATAAATTTTATACTAATCCAGATTATATATCACTGCATCCGCTTGACCTAATGAATTAA
- a CDS encoding efflux RND transporter periplasmic adaptor subunit, whose translation MMKWVKRIATVAVLLGVGFFLYLQYKPEPEPQPEPQPMITFEVTQEAISQTLKVKGKSVYAEEIEVYAPLSAKIHSWNRKNGEQVKKGEVLMALDIKTLQAELKSLEFDIKKMKLDAKIQEISQQQDAETEVIGATGEERKKAFLDREGKRLTNELGQETLAIKEQELSAKKSALATAVVYAPTSGVFLYNEADVKSRMLSEGQLIGKIVNTALVKFKATVSELDVFRIKPGMSVEVQLVGQKDKIFAGVINSVSQFPKLANDSSQPSEFDVVIDLKQDKQLLGGLTLEGEIETQRKENAIVVPTLAIMRDQGAVYVMLDPGNGQPVRRDIKTGMEVGDNTEILKGLKAGDIVVIP comes from the coding sequence ATGATGAAATGGGTAAAACGAATAGCAACCGTTGCTGTGCTGCTTGGCGTAGGCTTTTTCCTTTATTTGCAGTATAAACCTGAGCCTGAGCCGCAGCCTGAGCCACAGCCGATGATTACGTTCGAGGTGACGCAGGAGGCGATCAGCCAAACGCTTAAAGTCAAAGGCAAATCCGTGTATGCGGAAGAAATAGAAGTATATGCACCGCTATCCGCCAAAATTCATAGCTGGAACAGGAAGAACGGCGAGCAGGTCAAGAAAGGCGAAGTGCTGATGGCGCTCGATATCAAAACGTTGCAGGCGGAATTGAAAAGCCTGGAGTTCGATATTAAAAAAATGAAGCTGGATGCCAAGATTCAGGAGATTAGCCAACAGCAAGATGCGGAAACTGAGGTAATCGGTGCAACGGGAGAGGAACGCAAAAAAGCGTTTCTAGATAGGGAGGGCAAGCGATTGACGAACGAGCTTGGCCAGGAAACACTGGCAATAAAGGAGCAAGAGCTTTCAGCGAAAAAGTCTGCTTTGGCGACAGCAGTTGTTTATGCGCCAACCTCTGGTGTATTTTTGTATAATGAGGCAGATGTCAAAAGCCGAATGCTATCAGAGGGTCAGCTTATTGGGAAAATAGTCAACACCGCGCTGGTGAAATTTAAGGCAACTGTGTCAGAGCTGGATGTATTCCGGATTAAACCTGGCATGTCCGTAGAAGTACAGCTTGTTGGTCAAAAAGACAAAATTTTTGCAGGAGTAATAAACAGCGTTTCTCAGTTCCCTAAGCTGGCTAACGATTCCTCACAGCCTTCTGAATTTGATGTAGTCATTGATTTGAAGCAGGATAAGCAATTGCTAGGAGGGCTAACGCTGGAGGGGGAAATCGAGACGCAACGCAAGGAGAACGCCATTGTCGTCCCGACGCTGGCAATTATGCGCGATCAGGGTGCCGTATACGTGATGCTAGATCCGGGTAACGGACAGCCTGTGCGTCGTGATATTAAGACTGGCATGGAAGTGGGCGACAACACCGAGATACTGAAAGGATTAAAGGCCGGCGACATCGTTGTGATTCCTTAG
- a CDS encoding serine hydrolase domain-containing protein gives MDFQPLVSFVDRITSWRVPWAEVLVMYQNDTVFRYRSGYANLEEQTPIEDRAIFNLYSMTKIMTCVAALQLVERGDMLLSDPVSDYLPEYAEMTVKKTLPNGEFRLEKATRLITVRDLFTMTAGFSYDIGTPTFKEAVHSTNGTLPTRAFAKALAKEPLLFEPGTHWNYSMCHDVLGALVEVVSGRRFGTYLREEITGPLGMNDTAFDLNDEQRTRLIPQYMYNDELEKAVRMDGNGYRIGSEFESGGAGLLSTVSDYSLFLNALTGYGTSPEGVRILSKASVELMRKDHLNEQTRGDYSWDHMSGYGYGLGVRTHVSQSLSGSLSPLGEFGWSGAAGCMAIIDPDSKLTVMYAQHLLNNQEPYVQRRLRNVVYSCL, from the coding sequence ATGGATTTTCAACCGCTTGTTTCATTTGTTGACCGTATCACTTCCTGGCGAGTTCCGTGGGCAGAGGTACTGGTGATGTATCAAAATGATACCGTTTTCCGTTACCGTAGCGGCTATGCTAACCTGGAGGAACAGACGCCAATCGAGGATAGAGCGATCTTCAATCTCTACTCCATGACGAAAATAATGACCTGCGTCGCGGCGCTTCAACTGGTGGAGAGAGGCGATATGCTGCTAAGTGATCCGGTTTCCGACTATCTGCCGGAGTATGCCGAGATGACGGTGAAGAAAACTTTGCCGAACGGGGAATTTAGGCTTGAAAAAGCAACCCGTCTCATTACGGTACGCGACTTGTTTACGATGACTGCGGGGTTCTCCTATGATATAGGTACTCCAACTTTTAAGGAAGCTGTGCATAGCACGAACGGAACATTACCAACACGTGCTTTTGCGAAAGCGCTTGCCAAGGAACCCCTTTTGTTTGAGCCAGGTACTCATTGGAACTACAGCATGTGCCACGATGTGCTCGGGGCATTGGTGGAGGTTGTCAGTGGAAGACGCTTTGGTACGTATCTGCGAGAAGAAATAACAGGACCACTTGGCATGAACGATACAGCGTTCGATCTGAACGATGAACAGCGGACCCGGCTAATTCCGCAGTATATGTACAATGACGAGCTTGAAAAAGCCGTACGTATGGATGGAAACGGGTACCGGATTGGTAGCGAATTTGAGAGTGGTGGCGCCGGATTGTTGTCCACAGTTAGTGATTATTCGCTGTTTCTGAACGCACTGACCGGGTACGGCACCAGTCCAGAAGGCGTGCGGATACTGTCAAAAGCCTCGGTGGAACTGATGCGCAAGGACCATCTGAACGAGCAGACCCGCGGCGATTATTCATGGGATCACATGAGCGGGTACGGGTATGGCCTCGGTGTCCGTACTCATGTCTCCCAGTCATTAAGCGGCTCACTGAGCCCGCTCGGCGAATTCGGATGGAGCGGCGCCGCCGGGTGCATGGCTATCATTGACCCGGATTCCAAGCTTACCGTTATGTATGCTCAGCACCTTCTGAACAATCAGGAGCCTTACGTTCAGCGACGCTTGCGAAATGTCGTATACTCCTGCTTGTAA
- a CDS encoding DeoR/GlpR family DNA-binding transcription regulator encodes MKLTENNLVKRTYGGVSLPDRFNRLDNYLERAEDLITEKKQLAIAASKLITSDKMVYLDVSTTVSFIPQCIKSQDNNFFITNSLDIADQLLQHTDSKTRILGGNLDKEKRCVIGTKVLSELSNYNFDISFLSIAGIDADGIYYAYEEDIELKRMIKKQTGLLVLLVDETKINVSHNFKVFNMEDIDIIITNKILPVELSNLLDNHRVMIIYA; translated from the coding sequence TTGAAACTAACAGAAAATAACTTGGTGAAACGGACATATGGTGGTGTTAGTCTTCCAGATCGATTTAATCGATTGGATAATTACTTGGAACGGGCTGAAGACTTAATTACTGAAAAGAAACAACTTGCCATAGCAGCAAGTAAGTTAATCACTTCAGATAAGATGGTTTATTTGGATGTTTCTACAACTGTTAGCTTTATACCACAATGTATAAAGTCCCAAGATAATAATTTTTTCATTACAAATTCGTTAGATATTGCAGATCAACTTCTCCAACACACGGATAGTAAAACAAGGATTTTAGGTGGAAACCTTGATAAGGAGAAAAGATGTGTAATAGGAACGAAAGTCCTCTCGGAATTGAGTAACTACAATTTTGATATTTCATTTTTGAGCATTGCAGGTATAGATGCAGATGGAATTTATTATGCATACGAAGAGGATATTGAGTTAAAAAGAATGATAAAGAAGCAAACAGGTCTACTTGTATTACTAGTTGATGAGACTAAAATCAATGTCTCTCATAATTTTAAAGTTTTCAATATGGAGGACATAGACATCATTATTACCAATAAGATTCTTCCTGTAGAGTTATCCAACTTATTAGACAATCATCGCGTCATGATTATTTATGCATAG
- a CDS encoding serine hydrolase: protein MIFRIFKPLITVIAVCIMGIYVLPLSVAATNQGTLNSSGISDIPTVESLHLNVKSAILIEQTTGDVLLSINADQRFAPASMVKMMTEYIVAKKVRTGELSWDDIVTVSEHASKSIGTCRRRSAYGKRTVHRNGSGIRE from the coding sequence TTGATTTTTAGAATATTCAAACCATTAATCACAGTAATCGCCGTTTGTATAATGGGAATATATGTATTACCGCTCTCAGTTGCAGCCACGAACCAAGGAACACTTAACTCATCGGGGATTTCTGACATACCGACTGTGGAATCCTTGCATCTTAATGTTAAATCCGCCATTCTCATTGAACAAACTACAGGAGATGTTCTATTGTCCATCAATGCCGATCAGCGCTTTGCGCCGGCAAGCATGGTCAAAATGATGACAGAGTACATTGTCGCCAAAAAAGTTAGAACAGGAGAACTATCCTGGGATGACATCGTTACAGTCAGCGAACATGCATCTAAAAGCATAGGTACCTGCAGAAGGAGATCAGCATACGGTAAAAGAACTGTACATCGCAATGGCAGTGGGATCCGCGAATGA
- a CDS encoding HAMP domain-containing sensor histidine kinase, translating to MNWTIQLKMVALFSIIVFIGFSALLIISYRVTEDNMYQMIQDDMIDVKTNLDIAVDQYFLIHRKRMSATSLAAERFALAKEVGSVIGGSVILYRPDGKSFGNAADSLDPLLPDLASAVKQEVAYATYMGNEQAIASLSFPLKVNHSAIGILRYQRDYSELYQRNLRFQKTLQSFAAVVFVFIFIASVFISRTITKPIRELTVRSAEVAQGNLNGNIQIRTQDEIGELAASFTVMINRIREQIGVIERERDEVKQVQARSKIFFDNVTHELKTPLTTILGYAQILKENGFADQIFFDKGLNYIIKESQRLNGMVVDILELAVAESPDKVYRMAHVDLSALIREACEDMLIKARKYNIGIDSSIEGRLVLQGDRERLKEAFINVLDNSIKYGHVNSIIRVQAYKSQASIKVLIRDQGEGIRPEALKRVLEPFYRDSGTIKVEKGSAGLGLSIVKATIEYHGGTIGMSSRLQEGTLVTISLPEAGA from the coding sequence ATGAATTGGACGATTCAGCTCAAAATGGTTGCTTTGTTCTCCATCATTGTGTTTATCGGTTTCTCGGCACTGTTGATCATTTCTTATCGTGTCACCGAGGACAATATGTATCAGATGATTCAGGATGATATGATCGATGTGAAGACGAATCTGGATATTGCAGTCGATCAATATTTCCTGATTCATCGCAAACGGATGAGTGCTACCTCTCTTGCAGCGGAAAGATTCGCGCTGGCTAAAGAAGTTGGCTCGGTCATAGGCGGGAGCGTCATTTTGTACAGGCCCGACGGCAAGTCGTTTGGCAACGCAGCCGATTCGCTCGATCCTTTGCTTCCCGATCTAGCAAGTGCGGTGAAGCAGGAGGTTGCTTACGCTACTTATATGGGGAACGAACAGGCTATAGCAAGTCTCTCTTTCCCGCTTAAGGTGAATCATTCCGCAATCGGTATTTTGCGTTACCAGCGTGATTACAGTGAGCTTTATCAGCGGAATTTACGGTTTCAAAAGACGCTGCAGAGCTTTGCGGCAGTCGTTTTTGTTTTTATTTTCATTGCCTCTGTCTTCATCTCCAGAACGATTACAAAGCCGATTCGGGAGCTGACAGTGCGTTCAGCAGAGGTGGCTCAAGGCAATCTGAATGGAAATATTCAAATTAGGACGCAGGATGAAATTGGCGAGCTTGCGGCAAGCTTCACGGTTATGATTAATCGGATTAGGGAGCAAATCGGTGTCATTGAGCGAGAGCGTGACGAGGTGAAGCAGGTGCAGGCACGCAGCAAGATATTTTTCGACAATGTGACTCACGAACTGAAAACTCCGCTAACCACGATACTGGGCTATGCTCAAATTTTGAAAGAAAACGGCTTTGCAGATCAAATATTTTTTGACAAGGGGCTCAACTATATTATTAAGGAAAGCCAACGACTGAATGGCATGGTTGTGGATATTCTGGAGCTGGCTGTCGCTGAATCGCCGGACAAGGTTTACCGTATGGCCCATGTTGATTTGTCCGCGCTTATTCGGGAGGCTTGCGAAGATATGCTGATTAAGGCGCGCAAATACAATATTGGCATCGACAGTTCCATTGAGGGACGGCTTGTTCTGCAGGGCGACAGGGAACGGCTGAAGGAAGCGTTCATCAATGTGCTGGATAACTCCATTAAGTATGGCCATGTTAATTCTATTATCAGGGTACAGGCATATAAGAGCCAGGCTTCTATTAAGGTATTGATTCGAGATCAAGGTGAGGGAATTCGGCCTGAAGCGTTGAAGCGCGTCCTGGAGCCGTTCTATAGGGACAGCGGTACCATTAAAGTAGAGAAAGGCAGTGCGGGACTTGGCTTGTCCATTGTTAAAGCGACAATTGAGTATCATGGAGGAACGATTGGAATGAGCAGTAGGCTGCAGGAAGGTACCCTAGTGACAATCAGTCTACCGGAGGCTGGAGCATGA
- a CDS encoding class I SAM-dependent methyltransferase, protein MKKNIELLLNELESFGLNNDSNKQEGRLKMKNITKDTGEFLSILIKSNKAKNVLEVGTSNGYSTIWLAQNFLDSEGHVTTLEFDDNKITMALDNFKRAELESIISLHHGDAGEFIKNQDDQIFDFIFLDSDRKQYLIWWEDLNRILKPNSLMIVDNVNSHRQEVDKFIEIVKNSEAHNSLIVDVGKGQLMIFKK, encoded by the coding sequence ATGAAAAAAAATATTGAGCTGCTCTTAAATGAACTTGAGTCTTTTGGACTAAATAACGATTCAAACAAGCAAGAGGGCAGATTGAAAATGAAAAATATTACAAAAGACACTGGGGAATTCCTTTCAATATTAATCAAAAGTAATAAAGCTAAGAATGTTTTAGAAGTAGGTACTTCAAATGGATACTCAACTATTTGGTTAGCTCAAAACTTCTTAGATTCAGAAGGGCATGTAACCACTTTAGAATTTGATGATAATAAAATAACGATGGCCTTAGATAATTTTAAAAGGGCAGAGTTAGAAAGTATTATTTCATTGCACCACGGAGATGCCGGAGAATTCATAAAGAACCAAGATGACCAGATATTTGATTTCATTTTTTTAGATTCTGACCGAAAGCAATATTTAATTTGGTGGGAAGACTTAAATAGGATTCTTAAACCAAATTCTTTAATGATTGTCGATAACGTAAATTCACATCGTCAAGAAGTCGATAAGTTTATCGAGATTGTTAAAAATTCTGAGGCTCATAATTCATTAATAGTTGATGTTGGCAAGGGGCAACTAATGATTTTTAAAAAGTAA
- a CDS encoding MbtH family NRPS accessory protein, translated as MENEILEFSYKVVVNVEEQYAIWPLHLNNPEGWSNAGKSGTKEECLAYVKEVWSDLTPLSLRQG; from the coding sequence ATGGAAAACGAAATACTAGAATTCAGCTACAAAGTAGTCGTCAATGTCGAAGAGCAATATGCGATATGGCCATTGCATCTGAACAATCCAGAAGGCTGGAGCAATGCCGGCAAGAGCGGAACGAAGGAAGAATGCCTGGCTTATGTGAAGGAAGTTTGGAGCGACCTGACGCCCTTAAGCCTGCGTCAAGGATGA